From the Planctomycetota bacterium genome, one window contains:
- the larC gene encoding nickel pincer cofactor biosynthesis protein LarC, with translation MTILYIDAFSGISGDMFLGALVDAGLPEADLRAALASLPIGGYELLVRREKRGGIEATRVEVKLAEGEQPHRHLSDIENILGAAHAAGNGERPASGAAKCGAERGGAANQTRRGDGERPPPKGSIHRTGTRRAAKCGAGGAAGAGQGSPGFVPTSSDLIPGLSRAFAVFRRLAEAEARVHGTTAEKVHFHEVGAVDAIVDIFGVCAGLEMLGVERVVASPLPMGSGSVDAAHGRLPVPVPAVVELMKGYPVRAPAPPLLRQGYGGLRRAEEEEGELTTPTGAALVVTLAEAFGPMPAMVIEKVGYGAGAREGKRVPNVLRVILGREVGPASSSATPGQADEADVVWLLEANVDDASGETLGAATQALFEAGALDVWLVPATMKKGRPGVVLACLAPEGLVAAVEEAIFRETPTFGVRRSAVERTKLAREHATVETAFGPVRVKVGRRGGRVVTASPEYEDCRRLAEERGAAFREVYAAAMEAWGRQPSRER, from the coding sequence ATGACAATCCTTTACATTGATGCGTTTTCGGGGATAAGCGGGGACATGTTTCTCGGGGCGCTGGTGGATGCGGGCCTGCCCGAAGCGGACCTGCGCGCGGCGCTGGCGAGCCTGCCGATCGGGGGGTACGAACTGCTCGTTCGCCGCGAGAAACGCGGAGGGATAGAGGCGACGCGGGTCGAGGTCAAACTGGCTGAGGGCGAGCAGCCGCATCGGCATTTGAGCGACATCGAAAACATTCTCGGCGCGGCGCACGCGGCGGGGAACGGCGAGCGCCCCGCAAGCGGGGCGGCTAAATGTGGCGCGGAGCGGGGTGGGGCGGCGAACCAAACGAGGCGCGGAGACGGCGAGCGCCCGCCCCCAAAGGGGTCAATCCATCGAACAGGGACAAGGCGGGCGGCTAAATGTGGCGCAGGGGGCGCGGCGGGGGCGGGGCAAGGATCCCCGGGATTCGTTCCGACTTCGTCGGATCTCATCCCGGGGCTTTCACGTGCGTTTGCCGTGTTTCGGAGGTTGGCGGAGGCGGAGGCGCGGGTGCACGGCACGACGGCGGAGAAGGTCCATTTCCACGAGGTCGGTGCGGTGGATGCGATCGTGGACATCTTCGGCGTGTGCGCGGGGCTTGAGATGCTGGGCGTGGAGCGGGTCGTGGCAAGCCCGCTGCCGATGGGGTCGGGGTCAGTGGATGCGGCCCACGGTCGGCTGCCGGTCCCCGTGCCGGCGGTGGTGGAACTGATGAAGGGGTATCCGGTGCGTGCCCCTGCTCCGCCCCTCCTTCGCCAAGGCTACGGAGGGCTACGCAGGGCTGAGGAGGAGGAAGGGGAACTCACGACGCCGACGGGGGCGGCGCTCGTGGTGACGCTGGCGGAGGCGTTCGGTCCGATGCCGGCGATGGTGATCGAGAAGGTCGGGTACGGGGCGGGAGCGCGCGAAGGTAAACGCGTGCCGAATGTTTTGCGGGTTATCCTGGGGCGCGAGGTGGGCCCGGCTTCGTCTTCGGCTACGCCGGGGCAGGCGGATGAAGCGGACGTCGTGTGGCTGCTCGAGGCGAACGTGGACGATGCGAGCGGGGAGACGCTGGGAGCGGCGACGCAGGCCCTCTTCGAGGCGGGGGCGCTGGACGTCTGGCTTGTGCCGGCGACGATGAAGAAGGGCCGGCCGGGCGTGGTGCTGGCGTGTCTGGCGCCGGAGGGTCTTGTGGCGGCGGTGGAGGAGGCGATTTTCCGGGAGACGCCGACGTTCGGCGTGCGGCGGTCGGCCGTCGAGCGGACGAAACTGGCGCGCGAGCACGCGACGGTGGAGACGGCGTTCGGGCCGGTGCGCGTGAAAGTCGGCCGGCGCGGCGGGCGTGTGGTGACGGCGTCGCCGGAGTACGAGGATTGCCGGCGCCTGGCGGAGGAACGCGGTGCGGCGTTCCGCGAGGTGTACGCGGCGGCGATGGAGGCGTGGGGTCGGCAGCCGAGCCGCGAGCGCTAG